The Henckelia pumila isolate YLH828 chromosome 2, ASM3356847v2, whole genome shotgun sequence genome includes a window with the following:
- the LOC140877630 gene encoding uncharacterized protein, with translation MIQQMTDAVELIRKRIKKAQDRQASYANTHRKPLHFEVREHVFLRVSPFRKGMRFVLKGKLSPRFIGSFEIIEKVGDVAYGLDLPPYLSSIHDVFHVSFLRQYVAVESHILHPNEVQLDRDLSYVERPLRILDKKEKVLRNKRIPLVMVQWQCRGTEEATWELESQMQVEHPELF, from the coding sequence ATGATCCAGCAGATGACCGATGCAGTGGAGTTGATCCGTAAGAGGATTAAGaaagcccaggatcgacaggctagctacgctaaCACTCACCGCAAACCTTTACACTTTGAGGTAAGAGAGCACGTGTTTCttcgagtgtcacctttccgaaagGGGATGAGATTTGTACTCAAGGGTAAGTTATCGCCAAGGTTTATTGGTTCGTTCGAGATTATCGAGAAggttggagacgtggcttaCGGTTTAgatttgccaccgtatctttccagtatccatgatgtgtttcacgtgtcctTTCTGAGGCAGTACGTGGCAGTTGAGTCGCACATCTTGCATCCGAATGAGGTGCAACTGGATCGGGATCTGTCCTACGTGGAGAGACCTCTCAGAATTCTTGATAAGAAGGAGAAGGTGCTTCGCAACAAACGCATACCTTTAGTGATGGTGCAGTGGCAGTGTAGAGGaactgaagaagcaacttgggagctgGAGAGCCAGATGCAAGTTgagcatccagagttgttttga